A region of Mesorhizobium sp. M3A.F.Ca.ET.080.04.2.1 DNA encodes the following proteins:
- a CDS encoding thiamine pyrophosphate-dependent dehydrogenase E1 component subunit alpha, which yields MSALQLSHQDLLKIYRTMRMIRRFEERVMAEMATGDIPGNTHLYAGQEASAVGVCLQLEEGDYISSTHRGHGHSIAKGVDIDSMMAELFGRASGTCGGKGGSQHIADLRKGMLGANGIVAAGAPITCGAALSMKVLGSRQVAVAFAGDGAMNEGVMSESFNLAKIWNLPIVFVIEDNGFGEATANAAVSAGSFTRRAESYDIPTLEVDGTDVFAVYSAAGEAVERARGGGGPTMLHVHVPRYYGHYSGDPDTYRTPEEKKAMRQERDCLVSFRRRMKEVSLLEEAELDAVDQEVEAAIDQAVAAARAAPFPPLSALTSDVYVKYL from the coding sequence ATGTCCGCGTTGCAACTTTCCCACCAAGACCTTCTGAAGATTTACCGAACGATGCGCATGATCCGCCGTTTCGAGGAACGGGTTATGGCCGAGATGGCGACCGGCGACATTCCGGGCAACACCCATCTCTATGCTGGCCAGGAGGCGAGCGCTGTGGGGGTTTGCCTGCAGCTTGAGGAGGGCGACTACATCTCGTCGACCCATCGTGGTCATGGCCATTCGATCGCCAAGGGCGTCGACATCGACAGCATGATGGCGGAGCTGTTCGGCCGCGCCAGCGGCACCTGCGGCGGCAAGGGGGGCTCTCAACACATAGCGGACCTCCGCAAGGGGATGCTTGGCGCGAACGGCATCGTGGCGGCCGGCGCGCCGATCACCTGCGGGGCGGCGCTCAGCATGAAGGTGCTGGGCTCCAGGCAGGTCGCGGTGGCCTTTGCCGGCGACGGCGCCATGAACGAAGGGGTGATGTCGGAGAGCTTCAACCTCGCCAAGATCTGGAACCTGCCGATCGTCTTCGTCATCGAGGACAACGGCTTTGGCGAGGCCACCGCCAACGCGGCTGTGTCGGCCGGCAGCTTCACCCGGCGCGCCGAGAGCTATGACATCCCGACCCTGGAGGTCGACGGGACGGACGTGTTTGCCGTCTACAGCGCCGCCGGCGAGGCGGTGGAGCGGGCGCGAGGGGGCGGCGGCCCGACGATGCTGCATGTGCATGTGCCGCGCTACTACGGCCATTACAGCGGCGACCCCGACACCTACCGCACGCCCGAGGAGAAGAAGGCCATGCGCCAGGAGCGCGACTGCCTGGTCAGCTTCCGCCGGCGGATGAAGGAGGTGTCGCTGCTGGAGGAAGCCGAGCTCGACGCGGTCGACCAGGAAGTCGAGGCGGCGATCGACCAGGCGGTCGCTGCTGCCCGGGCGGCGCCGTTCCCGCCGCTGTCGGCGCTGACCAGCGATGTCTATGTGAAGTATTTGTGA
- a CDS encoding sugar ABC transporter ATP-binding protein, whose translation MLSSSTIQVVRESGAPPGSQYLLDVKGVRKEFPGVLALDDVELCLKPGTVHALMGENGAGKSTLMKIIAGIYTPDSGSFKLRNQEIRLSSPLDALENGIAMIHQELNLMAPMTVAENIWIRREPKTALGFIDHRELRRRTGALFKQLNIGIDPDTEVGMLSVANRQMVEIAKAVSYDSDVLIMDEPTSALTEREVEHLFEIIRTLKAQGKGIIYITHKMNELFEIADEVSVFRDGKYIATKPAGEVTRDEIIRMMVGREISQMFPKATVPIGDVVLRVRDLALKGVFEGISFDVRAGEILGIAGLVGAGRSNIAETIFGVTPATSGTVEIQGKTVSVTTPAIAMQHGMAFLTEDRKETGCFLLLDIQENAQVATLGSGYVRHGFVEEGRLTRDCEAMTSALRVKTPDMNEPILNLSGGNQQKVLIARWLLTKPRILILDEPTRGIDVGAKAEIHRMISDLAGQGVAVIMISSEMPEILGMSDRIMTVRQGRMAGILDRAEASQVKIMEMAAQ comes from the coding sequence ATGCTCAGTTCATCCACAATCCAGGTTGTGCGCGAAAGTGGTGCCCCTCCCGGCTCGCAATATCTTCTCGACGTCAAAGGCGTCCGCAAGGAATTTCCCGGTGTCCTTGCTCTCGATGACGTCGAGCTCTGTCTGAAACCCGGCACGGTTCATGCCTTGATGGGCGAAAATGGCGCCGGCAAATCCACTTTGATGAAGATCATTGCGGGAATCTACACACCTGACTCAGGCTCGTTCAAACTTCGCAACCAGGAAATACGGCTTTCATCGCCCCTCGACGCGCTCGAGAATGGAATTGCCATGATCCATCAGGAGCTCAATCTGATGGCTCCGATGACGGTTGCCGAAAACATCTGGATCCGTCGCGAGCCAAAGACTGCCTTGGGGTTCATCGACCATCGCGAGCTCAGGCGCCGAACCGGAGCCCTCTTCAAGCAACTTAATATTGGCATCGACCCAGACACTGAAGTCGGCATGCTGAGCGTCGCCAATCGCCAGATGGTCGAGATCGCGAAAGCCGTTTCTTACGATTCCGATGTCCTGATCATGGACGAGCCGACCTCGGCACTCACAGAGCGTGAAGTCGAGCATCTTTTCGAGATCATTCGCACGCTGAAGGCCCAGGGCAAGGGCATCATCTACATCACCCATAAGATGAATGAGCTGTTCGAGATCGCCGATGAGGTTTCGGTCTTCCGTGACGGCAAATACATCGCAACGAAGCCAGCTGGTGAAGTAACGCGCGACGAAATCATTCGCATGATGGTCGGTCGCGAGATTTCGCAGATGTTCCCGAAGGCAACTGTACCGATTGGCGATGTCGTCCTGCGGGTGCGTGATCTTGCCCTGAAGGGAGTTTTCGAAGGTATCAGCTTCGATGTCAGGGCAGGCGAGATTTTAGGAATAGCCGGCCTGGTGGGGGCTGGCAGGTCCAACATCGCTGAAACCATCTTTGGTGTTACCCCGGCCACTTCGGGCACGGTCGAGATCCAAGGCAAGACTGTTTCGGTCACCACTCCAGCGATCGCCATGCAGCACGGGATGGCGTTCCTCACTGAAGATCGCAAGGAGACGGGCTGCTTTCTCCTTCTGGACATTCAAGAAAACGCTCAAGTGGCAACGCTGGGCAGTGGTTATGTCCGCCACGGATTCGTGGAAGAAGGGCGGCTCACGCGCGATTGCGAGGCAATGACGAGTGCGCTGCGCGTCAAGACCCCCGATATGAACGAGCCGATTTTGAATCTGTCGGGCGGCAACCAGCAGAAGGTCCTAATCGCCCGTTGGCTTTTGACGAAGCCCCGGATCCTTATTCTGGATGAGCCAACACGCGGCATCGACGTTGGTGCTAAGGCAGAGATTCATCGAATGATCTCTGACCTCGCAGGGCAAGGCGTGGCGGTAATCATGATCTCATCCGAGATGCCCGAGATACTTGGCATGAGTGACCGCATCATGACGGTTCGTCAGGGCCGCATGGCAGGCATTCTCGATCGCGCCGAGGCGAGCCAAGTCAAGATAATGGAGATGGCAGCACAATGA
- a CDS encoding ABC transporter permease, producing MTLTQSATSVAKSQKRKKLSNELSILGVLLGIALIFEVLGWVFVGSSFLANQQRLSIIILQVSVTGIIAVGMTQVIITSGIDLSTGSVVGLAAMVSASLAQSSTDMRAIYPALTDLWPIWPILSGLLVGLLVGVINGLLIAKSNIPPFIATLGTMVAARGLAKWYTNGQPIALLTPEFTWLGRSFNILGFPLPLPVIIFLVVALLGHIALRYTRYGKFTYAIGANPQAARVSGINIGAHLIKVYIVCGLLSGLAGVVTAARAASAQAAMGTGYELDAIAAAVIGGTSLAGGVGRITGTVIGTIILGVMMSGFTFLKVGSYYQEVIKGAIIVLAVAIDQYRRARRTRV from the coding sequence ATGACTTTGACACAGAGCGCCACCTCAGTGGCCAAATCCCAAAAGAGGAAAAAACTGTCGAACGAGCTGTCGATCCTGGGCGTGCTCCTTGGGATCGCCTTGATATTCGAGGTACTTGGCTGGGTCTTCGTCGGTTCGTCGTTCCTGGCCAATCAACAACGGCTGTCGATCATCATTCTCCAGGTTTCGGTGACCGGCATCATCGCGGTTGGTATGACGCAGGTGATCATCACCAGTGGTATCGACCTGTCGACGGGGTCGGTCGTTGGCCTTGCAGCCATGGTGTCGGCATCGCTCGCGCAGAGTTCCACCGATATGCGTGCCATCTATCCCGCTCTCACGGATTTGTGGCCGATTTGGCCAATCTTGTCGGGGCTCCTCGTTGGCTTGCTTGTTGGCGTCATCAACGGGCTTTTGATTGCCAAATCCAACATTCCACCTTTCATCGCGACTTTAGGTACGATGGTGGCGGCTCGGGGCTTGGCCAAATGGTACACCAATGGCCAGCCCATTGCCCTGCTGACGCCTGAATTCACCTGGCTTGGCCGCAGCTTCAATATCCTGGGCTTTCCCCTGCCACTGCCTGTGATCATCTTCCTCGTCGTTGCGCTTTTGGGCCACATTGCGCTTCGATATACGCGCTACGGCAAGTTCACCTATGCCATTGGCGCGAACCCGCAGGCCGCGCGCGTATCGGGCATCAACATCGGAGCCCACCTCATCAAGGTCTACATCGTGTGCGGCCTGCTGTCCGGACTTGCGGGCGTTGTCACCGCGGCACGCGCAGCTTCCGCGCAAGCCGCAATGGGCACGGGCTATGAACTCGACGCCATTGCCGCCGCGGTGATCGGCGGAACGTCGCTTGCGGGAGGTGTTGGACGCATCACCGGTACCGTGATCGGCACCATCATCCTCGGCGTCATGATGTCTGGCTTCACCTTCCTGAAGGTGGGCTCTTACTACCAGGAGGTCATCAAGGGAGCCATCATCGTCCTTGCTGTCGCGATCGACCAATATCGTCGCGCGCGACGGACCCGAGTCTGA